The Halobacterium litoreum genome includes a region encoding these proteins:
- the trmB gene encoding HTH-type sugar sensing transcriptional regulator TrmB, whose protein sequence is MSDENLRETVERVGAGFDLGEYEIEAYLTVLQHGELTASEIADRTDIPQPRVYDTVRSLGDRGLVELRESRPMKVVALDPESAFEGLQSDFAEMVAALEDEYTAPARDTEAVSLVKSRSTIVRYFGEVIADAEFELVCSLTPSLLERFADDLAAAKDRGVSVDLVVTPSADAPDPERFDYGAVATTARGRRGITTPVVAVADGQYSVYATQGAVRDDPEKYGVIFNRSALGFLVSGFFGTVIWSTANRVLHDPNGAVSLPRTYASIRRCVKDLATIDGDVYATVRGRDVLTGEPRTDRGRVAETRLEANEEVATLVVETDSGPVEVGGRVAAYEDVEAHEITVARDAPPQA, encoded by the coding sequence ATGAGCGACGAGAACCTCCGCGAGACGGTCGAACGAGTCGGCGCGGGGTTCGACCTCGGCGAGTACGAAATCGAGGCGTACCTCACCGTGCTCCAGCACGGCGAACTGACCGCCAGCGAGATAGCCGACCGCACGGACATCCCCCAGCCGCGGGTGTACGACACGGTCCGAAGCCTCGGCGACCGCGGCCTCGTGGAACTCCGCGAATCCAGACCGATGAAGGTCGTCGCGCTCGACCCCGAGAGCGCCTTCGAGGGCCTCCAGTCGGACTTCGCGGAGATGGTGGCTGCACTCGAAGACGAGTACACGGCGCCAGCCCGCGACACGGAAGCCGTCTCCCTCGTGAAATCTCGGTCGACCATCGTCCGGTACTTCGGCGAAGTCATCGCGGACGCCGAGTTCGAGTTGGTGTGCTCGCTCACGCCGAGCCTCCTCGAACGCTTCGCCGACGACCTCGCCGCCGCGAAAGACCGCGGCGTCAGCGTCGACCTCGTGGTGACGCCCTCCGCTGACGCTCCCGACCCCGAGCGCTTCGACTACGGCGCCGTCGCCACCACCGCGCGCGGCCGCCGCGGCATCACCACGCCCGTCGTCGCCGTCGCCGACGGCCAGTACTCCGTCTACGCCACGCAGGGCGCGGTCCGGGACGACCCCGAGAAGTACGGCGTCATCTTCAATCGCTCCGCGCTCGGCTTCCTCGTCTCCGGCTTCTTCGGCACCGTCATCTGGTCGACCGCGAACCGCGTCCTCCACGACCCGAACGGCGCCGTCTCCCTCCCGCGGACGTACGCCTCCATCCGGCGCTGCGTGAAAGACCTCGCGACCATCGACGGCGACGTGTACGCCACCGTCCGCGGTCGCGACGTGCTCACGGGCGAACCCCGTACCGACCGCGGGCGCGTCGCCGAGACGCGCTTAGAGGCCAACGAAGAGGTCGCGACGCTCGTCGTCGAAACGGACAGCGGCCCCGTCGAAGTCGGCGGCCGCGTCGCCGCCTACGAGGACGTCGAAGCCCACGAAATCACGGTCGCCCGCGACGCGCCGCCGCAGGCCTAG
- a CDS encoding translation initiation factor eIF-2B — protein MIDETAEEIREMRTHSSSVVAVKAARALRDLLDNDYPTVEEYVRGLERNSNALRRANASHASLVTTQREIVEAVRDAEPASVAEAKELTAAAIDSVVETVENAKHAAAEATAERIEDGQTLLTHDYSSTVLEALELAARDGKHLDVFVTEARPRHLGRKTARTLAEIDRISPTLVVDGASGYYLGDCDRVLLGMDCIVEDTYYNRVGTYPIAATAADVGTPVTVAGSSAKLVAEGFRFENDFRDPSEVIREPPEGFEVKNPAYDATPTRLLDSVVTDEGVREY, from the coding sequence ATGATAGACGAGACTGCCGAGGAGATTCGCGAGATGCGGACGCACTCCTCCTCGGTCGTCGCCGTGAAAGCCGCTCGCGCGCTCCGGGACCTCCTCGACAACGACTACCCGACCGTCGAGGAGTACGTGCGGGGGCTCGAACGGAACAGCAACGCGTTGCGTCGGGCGAACGCGTCGCACGCGTCGCTCGTGACGACGCAACGGGAAATCGTGGAGGCGGTGCGGGACGCGGAGCCGGCGTCGGTGGCGGAGGCCAAGGAACTCACGGCGGCGGCCATCGACAGCGTGGTGGAGACCGTCGAGAACGCGAAGCACGCGGCGGCCGAGGCGACGGCCGAGCGCATCGAGGACGGGCAGACGCTGCTCACGCACGACTACTCGTCGACCGTACTGGAGGCCTTGGAGTTGGCGGCGCGGGACGGCAAGCACCTCGACGTGTTCGTGACGGAGGCGCGACCGCGACATCTCGGTCGGAAGACGGCGCGGACGCTCGCGGAAATCGACCGCATCTCGCCGACGCTGGTGGTGGACGGCGCGTCGGGCTACTACCTCGGTGACTGCGACCGCGTCCTGCTGGGGATGGACTGCATCGTCGAGGACACGTACTACAATCGCGTGGGGACGTACCCGATTGCGGCGACCGCGGCGGACGTCGGGACGCCGGTGACGGTGGCGGGGTCGAGCGCGAAACTCGTAGCGGAGGGGTTCCGGTTCGAGAACGACTTCCGCGACCCGAGCGAGGTCATCCGCGAGCCGCCGGAGGGCTTCGAGGTGAAGAATCCGGCGTACGACGCGACGCCGACGCGGTTGCTCGACTCGGTCGTGACCGACGAGGGCGTTCGGGAGTACTAG
- a CDS encoding immunoglobulin-like domain-containing protein, which translates to METLPREPPDEAVDCGSDDLTVVDGPDGTTPSQSNGFELAASKDTVIVGEESTFTLTNVGDERTGIGEIYKYGIQRRNGDEWTGIYHTPGSLWTDLAILVPPGGGYEWQFTFDRNGLERQNGHNPTYYVCSSIESGTYRFAFWGLEETVTVEFTVEAP; encoded by the coding sequence ATGGAGACGCTCCCGAGAGAACCCCCCGACGAGGCTGTCGACTGCGGGAGCGACGACCTCACCGTTGTCGACGGGCCGGACGGAACGACCCCATCGCAGTCGAATGGCTTCGAACTGGCCGCGTCGAAGGACACTGTCATCGTCGGCGAGGAGAGTACGTTCACGCTCACGAACGTCGGCGACGAGCGGACGGGCATCGGCGAGATATACAAGTACGGCATCCAGCGGCGGAACGGAGACGAGTGGACGGGCATCTATCACACTCCCGGGTCACTCTGGACGGACTTGGCTATACTCGTACCCCCAGGCGGCGGCTACGAGTGGCAGTTCACCTTCGACCGGAACGGACTGGAGCGACAGAACGGACACAACCCCACGTACTACGTCTGCTCATCGATCGAATCCGGCACGTACCGGTTCGCCTTCTGGGGGCTCGAGGAAACGGTGACAGTCGAGTTCACCGTCGAAGCGCCCTGA